DNA sequence from the Chryseobacterium indicum genome:
GAAAGGGTGGTGCATTGCATGATAACGTCCGCTTTCTTCATCAAATTCCAAAAGAGGGAAATCAACTACCCAAAGTGGCGCGAACTCGTTTCCTTTTCTTAATCCTAAACGGTTTCCAAGCTCCATTCTTAAAGCTGAAAGCTGCGTTCTTACCTTATTTTCGTTTCCGGAAAGAATCAACATTAAATCGCCTTCTTTAGCTCCGAATTTCTCGATAATTTTTGCTAAATCTTCCTCGCTGTAAAATTTATTTACCGAAGAAGTTTTTACCCCGTCATTCTGGAATTTCACCCAAACCATTCCTGAAGCTCCGATTTGTGGTCTTTTTACCCAGTCAACAAGCTCGTCAATCTGTTTTCTTGTATAGTCTGCACAACCTTCAACATTGATTCCGACAACCAGTTCTGCATCGTCAAATATTTTGAAATCTTTTCCTTTTACTAAATCATTCAGTTCCACGAATTCCATTCCGAAACGGATGTCCGGTTTGTCGTTTCCGTATTTCTGCATTGCATCAGCGAAAGTCATTCTCGGGAAATCTCCGAATTCCTGACCGGTAATATCTTTCAATAAAGTTTTCGTCATTCCTTCAAAAACATTCATCACATCTTCCTGCTCTACGAAAGCCATTTCGCAGTCGATTTGTGTAAATTCCGGCTGTCTGTCGGCTCTCAAATCCTCGTCACGGAAACATTTCACGATCTGGAAATATTTATCCATTCCGCCAACCATCAATAATTGTTTGAAAGTCTGTGGAGACTGCGGCAATGCGTAAAACTGTCCCGGATTCATTCTGCTCGGAACCACGAAATCTCTCGCTCCTTCCGGAGTGGATTTAATTAAAACCGGAGTTTCAACCTCAATAAATCCGTTGTCTGAAAGATAGTTTCTCACTTTCTGTGCCATTTTATGACGGAAAACCAATTTGTCTTTTACAGGATTTCTTCTGATATCCAGATAACGGTATTTCATTCTCAATTCTTCGCCACCGTCCGTTTCGTCTTCAATGGTGAAAGGCGGAAGCTGAGATTCATTAAGAACTGTTAATTTCTCTACTAAAATTTCAATTTCTCCTGTCGGAATATTAGGGTTTTTGCTTACTCTTTCGATAACTTCTCCGGTAACCTGAATCACAAATTCACGTCCCAGTTTTTTAGCATTTTCCATCAGTTCTGCCGTAGAACGGTCCTGGTCGAAAACAAGCTGCGTAATTCCGTAACGATCCCGAAGATCTATCCAAATCATAAATCCTTTATCACGGATAGTCTGTACCCATCCTGAAAGTGTAACTTCTTCATTAAGATTTTTAAGAGATAATTCTCCGTTTGTGTGCGATCGAAACATAATTATTTGTTTAAAGTTCAATGTTTAAGGCTCAGATCCGAACCTTGAATTTTCCGCTGGCAAAGATAAGATTTTTGCAGGTTTTAAAAACAAAAAAACTTCCCGAAGGAAGTTTTAAATTATTTATCTCTAAAAAAATTAAAGAACCATTGCCATTGCAGACTGTTTATTTTTAACAGCGTAGTCTTTTGCCGTTTTGCCTTTGCTGTCTTTTGCCTCTTTTTTAGCCCCGAATTTCATCAGCATTTTTGCTGCATCCATGTTTCCGGAAGCTGCTGCGTTCATCAAAGGAGTAACATCGCTGCAGGATTTATTTACGTCAGTTTTACTCACCAGATAATTGAAGACATTTTTTTTGTTTTCTTTTACGCTCAGAGAAAGTAGATCTGTCTTTGTACCATTTACGGTATAGCATTTTGAAAAATCTTCCTGACTGAAAGCTTTCTGGAAACTTTCCAGATTATCGGTGCGGAAGGTTTTCAACTGGTCTGCTGATAATTCCTGTGCAAATAATCCGTTGGCAAAAACAGAAAGTCCGAATAGCAAAGTTGCTGTAATTATTTTTTTCATAAAACTTGATTTATCTAAAGAATATACAAAGCTAAATAAAATTTTTCGATCAATGTTGCTAATTATTAATCCATTTCGTTGCTTTTTCCAAAACTTCGTCCTTATTGTTTTTAATTCCGTCTATTGTAGGTTTTACTTCCACATCGGGAACAATTCCTATTCTCTGGGTTTCTTTTCCGTCGGGATAATAAATGCCGATTCCGCTGATCATGGTCGAAATATTTCCCGGGAGTTTTATATCAGAAACATTTCCATCGGCTCCTGCCGTTGTAGAACCGAAAACTTTTGCATTCGGTGCGGTTCTGAAAGCCATGGTGTGATATTCTGCACTGCTTTGCGTGGTTTCATTAATTAATATGGCAATTTTGCCCTCATAATATTTTTTTCCGGTTCCCTGAGTTTTTAAACTTGGTGTAAAAGTGAAAAGTCCCGGCTGACTGTTGCTTGTATTCGTGAATTTTACGAAATCCGAGGATTCCGGTTTTAATAATTTTCCCATTTTAAAAACCACAAAATCTGAAGGATAGCTTCTGAAATCGATAACCAAACCTTTTGTGTTTTTAATTTTTTCAAAAACTTCAGGAAGAAGATCGGCATTTACGCTTCCCATATAAACATAAGCAATGTTTCCATCGAGCATTTTAAAAAACTCTTTCGGCTCTTTTTTTATTTTAATGTCTGAATAAGCATAGGTTTTGATGGTTTTTTCTTCCGTTTTTCCGTCTCTTAAAATGGTAAGATTGATGGTTTCTGCATTGCTTCGCAACAATTTTCTCGAAATGTCCCGAAGTTGAGTAGGATAATTAGAAGCAGGAAGATATTTCAGACTTTTTTTAATGATGGTATCTACATTTTCTCCGTTAATTTCTGTAATCACATCTCCCTTTTTCAATCCGGTCTGTGTTCCTAAATTTTCGTCATAGAAATCTTCAACCACAGGTTTATTTTCTGCAAAAGTTAATTGTACCGGAGAATACCTTTCGCCAAAATATTTTTCAAGCGATTTGCTGTTTCCCCAAATGTTGGCATGAGTGTCGTGAATTCTTCCAATCAGTTCCAGAGAAGCGAGATTGTATTCCGTTTCGTCTTTAGCGTTGATGAATTTTGGGATAAATTCTTTGAGCACGCCTTTCCAGTCTTCTTCGATGAGGTTTTTGTAAGGAAAATAATACTGAATCATGTTCCAGTATCTGTAGAGAGAAAGCAGTCTGAATCCTTCATCGGGATATTTCATCTCTCTGTACGGATTTTCATGGCTGAAATCAGGATTTCCTACATTCGGAAAGAAATCGACGTAATAATTTACCTTTGGTCTTTTAGCATCTTTTAATTGTAAAAGCAGCTCTGTAAGTTCTTTAGAGAAGCCGGAACTGGTTATCCAGTCGAGATCCGGTTTAATTTTTACATTTTTCGGCTCAGAATTTTTTACTGTCTGGAATTTGCCTAAACCTTTGATCCAGTCTGTTAAGATCTGATCTCTCTGTTCAGCAGAAACATTTTCAAGCTTATGATAAATTCTGAAAAGTTCGTAATCCCAATTGTAATTTCCCTCGGCAACATTTGGATGATAATATTTCAGATAACCCCAGATTAACCCCAGTTTTTTAAGATTTTCAATATTATTCTGATCGAGGTTGATATTGGAAATTGTAGAACCTTTATCAAATTCTTTATCAAGCTCAACCTTCGTTAATTTTTTTTCGAAAATTTTAGCATTATCAATGTCTTTTCCGTCGATGGAAACTTTCAGATTATCTACCCAGATTTTTCCTTTTCCGGAAAGTAACGCACCGATAACGATTTGCTGTGTGTTTTCGGGAGACATATTAAGCGTAATTTCGTACTTTTTCCAGTCGTTTGTGCCTTTCAGACCAACGTTTTGCATATTGTTAAAAGCAACTTCAGGATCAATTCTCATCCATAATCCTGCAAATCCATCCGTTACATTTTCTGTTTTGAGATATCCGGAAAGCGTAATTTTTCTTCCTGCATAATTGTTGGGAAGTGTGTACATGATTGCTCTGAAGCCTTCTGTACCTTCAGATTCTATCACTGCAGATGCCTTTCCCTGCTG
Encoded proteins:
- the aspS gene encoding aspartate--tRNA ligase; amino-acid sequence: MFRSHTNGELSLKNLNEEVTLSGWVQTIRDKGFMIWIDLRDRYGITQLVFDQDRSTAELMENAKKLGREFVIQVTGEVIERVSKNPNIPTGEIEILVEKLTVLNESQLPPFTIEDETDGGEELRMKYRYLDIRRNPVKDKLVFRHKMAQKVRNYLSDNGFIEVETPVLIKSTPEGARDFVVPSRMNPGQFYALPQSPQTFKQLLMVGGMDKYFQIVKCFRDEDLRADRQPEFTQIDCEMAFVEQEDVMNVFEGMTKTLLKDITGQEFGDFPRMTFADAMQKYGNDKPDIRFGMEFVELNDLVKGKDFKIFDDAELVVGINVEGCADYTRKQIDELVDWVKRPQIGASGMVWVKFQNDGVKTSSVNKFYSEEDLAKIIEKFGAKEGDLMLILSGNENKVRTQLSALRMELGNRLGLRKGNEFAPLWVVDFPLLEFDEESGRYHAMHHPFTSPKPEDIHLLETDPGKARANAYDMVLNGNEIGGGSIRIFDKDLQSKMFDLLGFSKEEAEAQFGFLMNAFKYGAPPHGGLAFGFDRLVAILDGNEVIRDYIAFPKNNSGRDVMIDAPSSIADEQLDELELKLNLKA
- a CDS encoding ankyrin repeat domain-containing protein, with translation MKKIITATLLFGLSVFANGLFAQELSADQLKTFRTDNLESFQKAFSQEDFSKCYTVNGTKTDLLSLSVKENKKNVFNYLVSKTDVNKSCSDVTPLMNAAASGNMDAAKMLMKFGAKKEAKDSKGKTAKDYAVKNKQSAMAMVL
- a CDS encoding S41 family peptidase; its protein translation is MKKYFIVPFLLWGMTSFAQQKIENLDFETSENNSPALWKLMGNNSAKVFSDFNEKQQGKASAVIESEGTEGFRAIMYTLPNNYAGRKITLSGYLKTENVTDGFAGLWMRIDPEVAFNNMQNVGLKGTNDWKKYEITLNMSPENTQQIVIGALLSGKGKIWVDNLKVSIDGKDIDNAKIFEKKLTKVELDKEFDKGSTISNINLDQNNIENLKKLGLIWGYLKYYHPNVAEGNYNWDYELFRIYHKLENVSAEQRDQILTDWIKGLGKFQTVKNSEPKNVKIKPDLDWITSSGFSKELTELLLQLKDAKRPKVNYYVDFFPNVGNPDFSHENPYREMKYPDEGFRLLSLYRYWNMIQYYFPYKNLIEEDWKGVLKEFIPKFINAKDETEYNLASLELIGRIHDTHANIWGNSKSLEKYFGERYSPVQLTFAENKPVVEDFYDENLGTQTGLKKGDVITEINGENVDTIIKKSLKYLPASNYPTQLRDISRKLLRSNAETINLTILRDGKTEEKTIKTYAYSDIKIKKEPKEFFKMLDGNIAYVYMGSVNADLLPEVFEKIKNTKGLVIDFRSYPSDFVVFKMGKLLKPESSDFVKFTNTSNSQPGLFTFTPSLKTQGTGKKYYEGKIAILINETTQSSAEYHTMAFRTAPNAKVFGSTTAGADGNVSDIKLPGNISTMISGIGIYYPDGKETQRIGIVPDVEVKPTIDGIKNNKDEVLEKATKWINN